From a region of the Vibrio orientalis CIP 102891 = ATCC 33934 genome:
- a CDS encoding alkyl/aryl-sulfatase, whose amino-acid sequence MNFQKSIVSLAIVATLAPAFSFAAPTTSAPKEASNFTIAKNDQLKQYLNFDNQSDFDDASRGFIATWPEKTITDASGKIIWDFSKYDFIDQGKDTETINPSLLRQAKLNNLDGLFKVKEGIYQVRGFDLSVMSFIRGDDGWVVVDPLISPETAAAGLKLLRDNVEDLPVTGVIFTHSHVDHFGGILGVTSQEDIDAGKVDILAPEGFFSHSIAENLMAGNTMSRRASYMYGNLLDASSKGQVDGGLGKTTSSGAPGIVKPTHIANITGQEMEVDGVELEVVMAQESEAPSEFMFYFPQYKTMMAAEVMTHTIHNISTLRGAKTRDASSWAQYIDEALHTYGDKADTMIASHHWPTFGKEKIQNQLEKTRDMYKFVHDQTLRLANKGYTPNEISASIKLPDSLGKEWYNRGYYGTVSHNARATYDFYFGAWWDGNPANLNPLTPTEQGTKYVEAMGGEDKVIDLAEAAIEKGEYRWAVTLLNNVTFANPENMDARYLEADAMEQLGYQAESGPWRNYYLGGAKELRQGIKPVPTPNTAAIAKNMPFDQFMNYLGVTVKPDAAKGLDLKVNIDVKGDGQYAMDLSNSVLKSYSDKQFSDADLTITMTRQAFENMMTKQATLQEEIKAGDFRVSDQVAFNKLMSVFDQFDMWFGVVTP is encoded by the coding sequence ATGAACTTTCAAAAATCAATCGTGTCTTTAGCTATCGTTGCTACTCTTGCTCCAGCATTCAGTTTCGCTGCACCAACAACCAGTGCACCGAAAGAAGCTTCAAACTTCACTATTGCGAAAAACGACCAGCTGAAACAATACCTCAACTTCGACAATCAGAGTGACTTTGACGATGCTTCTCGTGGCTTCATTGCCACTTGGCCAGAGAAAACCATTACAGACGCCAGCGGCAAAATCATTTGGGATTTCAGTAAATACGACTTTATCGATCAAGGTAAAGATACGGAGACCATTAACCCGTCACTACTGCGTCAAGCAAAGCTAAATAACCTTGATGGCCTATTCAAAGTGAAAGAAGGCATCTACCAAGTTCGCGGTTTTGATCTTTCAGTGATGTCCTTCATTCGAGGTGATGATGGCTGGGTCGTCGTTGATCCACTTATCTCCCCAGAAACTGCCGCTGCAGGCTTAAAATTGCTGCGTGACAACGTTGAAGACTTACCGGTTACAGGGGTTATTTTCACTCACTCGCACGTTGACCATTTCGGCGGTATCTTGGGCGTAACTAGCCAAGAAGACATTGACGCAGGTAAGGTCGATATCCTTGCGCCCGAGGGCTTCTTCTCTCACTCCATTGCTGAGAACTTAATGGCAGGTAATACCATGTCACGCCGAGCATCATACATGTACGGTAACTTGCTTGATGCAAGCAGCAAGGGCCAAGTCGATGGTGGTCTAGGTAAAACTACTTCTTCAGGAGCTCCGGGGATTGTAAAACCGACCCATATTGCCAATATCACAGGTCAAGAGATGGAAGTTGATGGTGTTGAATTAGAAGTCGTGATGGCACAAGAATCAGAAGCGCCATCGGAGTTCATGTTCTACTTTCCACAGTACAAGACCATGATGGCAGCAGAAGTGATGACGCACACCATCCACAATATTTCAACGCTACGCGGTGCTAAGACTCGTGATGCCTCTTCTTGGGCACAGTACATTGATGAAGCGCTGCATACCTACGGCGATAAAGCGGATACCATGATTGCGTCGCACCACTGGCCAACCTTTGGTAAAGAAAAGATCCAAAACCAGCTAGAAAAAACACGCGACATGTACAAATTTGTCCATGACCAAACGCTTCGCCTAGCAAACAAAGGTTACACGCCCAATGAGATTTCAGCATCAATTAAGCTGCCAGATTCATTAGGTAAAGAGTGGTACAACCGCGGTTACTACGGCACGGTATCGCACAACGCACGTGCAACGTATGACTTCTACTTTGGCGCATGGTGGGACGGCAATCCAGCTAACCTAAACCCGCTAACACCAACTGAGCAAGGCACAAAATATGTCGAAGCAATGGGCGGAGAAGACAAGGTTATCGACCTCGCTGAAGCAGCAATTGAAAAAGGCGAATACCGCTGGGCAGTGACGCTACTGAACAATGTGACCTTCGCAAATCCAGAAAATATGGATGCTCGCTACCTAGAAGCAGATGCAATGGAGCAACTAGGTTACCAAGCAGAATCTGGCCCATGGCGTAACTACTACCTAGGCGGTGCAAAAGAGCTTCGTCAAGGTATCAAACCAGTCCCAACGCCAAACACAGCGGCGATCGCTAAAAACATGCCGTTTGACCAGTTCATGAACTACTTAGGTGTTACGGTAAAACCTGACGCGGCCAAAGGATTAGACCTTAAAGTCAATATCGACGTGAAGGGCGACGGTCAATACGCAATGGATTTAAGCAACTCAGTACTTAAGTCTTACTCTGACAAACAATTTAGCGATGCTGACCTGACGATTACTATGACCCGTCAAGCATTTGAAAACATGATGACCAAACAAGCAACACTGCAAGAGGAAATCAAAGCTGGTGACTTTAGAGTCTCTGATCAAGTTGCATTCAACAAACTCATGTCCGTGTTTGATCAATTTGATATGTGGTTCGGTGTTGTCACGCCGTAA
- a CDS encoding LysR family transcriptional regulator, translating into MLNNLDLNLLKVFVAVYRHKSITLAAEEMGMTQPGVSGLLKRLQQQVGSQLFVRSGRGIAPTHHAQELIRHIEPALIQINNALESLDGFSTENPRKFVIYTSEPVMLMLLPKIEADTTLGNVTIELQPTHSNEDNLLHGLNQHQADLAIEFADYSTSTFFSEPLFEDKICIIARKDHPRVSTQLTIEQFYSEKHITLKLRREDAYLADYFTEESLHDRKVAAECTSLVSQMSMVSTSDCIATMTESIAKRFAEKLEIQVLPTPFTDIPIRYRLMAHNRERKSPSNMWLREKLRSYFANE; encoded by the coding sequence ATGCTAAACAATTTAGACTTAAACCTACTTAAAGTATTTGTCGCCGTTTATCGACATAAGTCCATAACCCTAGCCGCAGAAGAGATGGGTATGACTCAACCTGGCGTAAGCGGCCTATTGAAGCGACTGCAGCAACAAGTTGGCAGCCAACTGTTTGTGCGTTCTGGCCGAGGCATTGCCCCCACTCACCACGCACAAGAATTGATACGTCATATCGAACCCGCACTCATTCAGATCAATAATGCCCTTGAGAGTCTCGACGGATTTAGCACAGAGAACCCTCGGAAATTTGTGATTTATACCTCTGAGCCAGTGATGCTGATGCTGTTACCTAAGATTGAAGCCGATACCACGCTTGGCAATGTCACGATCGAATTACAGCCTACTCACTCCAATGAAGACAACCTACTTCATGGTCTAAATCAACACCAAGCGGATCTCGCTATCGAATTTGCAGATTATTCAACCAGTACATTTTTTTCAGAGCCCTTGTTTGAAGACAAGATCTGCATCATTGCGAGAAAAGATCACCCGCGCGTGTCTACTCAGCTCACTATCGAGCAGTTCTATAGCGAGAAACACATCACCCTAAAACTGCGCCGCGAAGACGCTTATCTTGCTGACTATTTCACAGAAGAGAGCTTACATGATCGTAAAGTCGCGGCGGAATGCACCTCATTAGTGTCACAAATGTCGATGGTCTCAACCAGTGATTGTATCGCGACTATGACTGAGAGCATTGCCAAGCGTTTCGCTGAAAAGTTAGAGATCCAAGTTCTGCCAACTCCTTTTACTGACATTCCAATTCGCTATCGATTGATGGCGCACAATAGAGAGCGGAAAAGCCCATCCAACATGTGGCTAAGGGAGAAGCTAAGGTCTTACTTTGCTAACGAATAG
- a CDS encoding alkyl/aryl-sulfatase → MKTRFAPSVLSLAVVMSFGASANDYASIDTYEGKPATEHTVNANAAMTKILPWEDTSAFERTTRGLIAEFGTHEAGELKNRFEYMTDMSVEDLPPSVNPSIWRQGMLNYAAGGLYEVTDGVYQIRGADLSNMTIYRTDNGYVIHDPLLSKQAAAASWEFAKAHLPAINGEHKITGLIYSHMHADHFGGSRGVVESGDFAEDARIYAPKDFIKELADENVIAGTAMGRRANYQYGTTLDNNTKGIVDNALGLGTSRGEVTLVAPTDEIQEREKVITIDGLDFHAINMPGAEAPAEIVLYVPEYRSLNTAELTYDGMHNIYTFRGAKVRDSLVWTKYLTELKMRFVDSGLVDNIHAAHSAPVWNNANTDVNEISEYMTLQRDNYGFIHNQAMRLANHGVTIHDVGREIEKIVPQSQIDTWHTNGYHGSYSHNARAVVNLYLGYHDMNPVNTNPLQTTEKSCVYVNAAGADTLYKAGMNHFNQGEYQEASQLFNDLVQCDPNNIDYRFALADSFEQQGYQSETMAWRNSYLQGAVELRTGDIQPSIKLASEDVIANTPTGMFLDFIAVSLNAPKAEAAELNFNFGVYHPDIEERYYGEVSNANMSNIEVEKIPAVDVELIIHKSDFTRVVLGETTLDELVKSGQAGIKGDASLIKQLGGSLDKFDGLFEILPMPTK, encoded by the coding sequence ATGAAAACTCGATTTGCTCCTTCAGTTCTTTCTCTCGCAGTTGTAATGTCATTTGGCGCATCAGCCAATGACTATGCATCAATCGATACCTATGAAGGTAAACCTGCAACCGAGCATACAGTGAACGCGAATGCCGCGATGACTAAAATCCTACCATGGGAAGATACATCTGCATTTGAGCGTACAACTCGCGGCCTGATTGCTGAGTTCGGCACACACGAAGCGGGTGAACTAAAAAATCGTTTTGAATACATGACGGATATGTCAGTAGAAGATCTACCACCAAGCGTAAACCCTTCTATCTGGCGTCAGGGAATGCTCAACTACGCGGCTGGTGGCTTGTATGAAGTGACTGATGGCGTATACCAAATTCGCGGTGCTGACTTGTCTAACATGACTATCTACCGCACTGACAATGGCTACGTTATTCATGATCCGCTGTTATCAAAACAAGCGGCGGCGGCCTCTTGGGAGTTTGCCAAGGCTCACCTTCCTGCGATTAACGGCGAGCACAAAATCACCGGACTTATCTACTCGCACATGCACGCTGACCACTTTGGTGGCTCTCGTGGTGTTGTTGAATCTGGTGACTTTGCAGAAGATGCGCGAATCTATGCGCCAAAAGACTTTATTAAAGAGTTAGCCGATGAAAACGTGATCGCAGGTACTGCGATGGGTCGACGCGCCAACTACCAATACGGCACAACGTTAGACAATAACACCAAAGGTATTGTTGATAATGCTCTAGGCTTGGGGACGTCACGCGGTGAAGTAACGTTAGTTGCGCCAACGGATGAAATTCAAGAGCGCGAAAAAGTAATCACTATCGATGGCTTAGACTTCCATGCGATCAATATGCCAGGGGCAGAAGCACCTGCAGAGATTGTACTGTACGTCCCTGAATATCGCTCGCTCAATACCGCCGAGCTTACCTATGATGGTATGCACAATATCTACACCTTCCGTGGTGCAAAAGTTCGTGACTCTTTAGTTTGGACTAAGTACTTAACTGAGCTAAAAATGCGCTTTGTTGATAGTGGCTTGGTAGACAATATTCACGCGGCTCACTCAGCGCCGGTTTGGAACAATGCCAATACTGATGTTAATGAAATCTCAGAATACATGACGCTGCAGCGTGATAACTATGGCTTTATTCATAACCAAGCGATGCGTTTGGCTAACCACGGCGTAACGATTCATGATGTCGGCCGCGAGATTGAGAAGATTGTTCCTCAATCACAAATCGATACTTGGCATACTAATGGTTACCACGGTTCATACAGCCATAATGCTCGCGCAGTCGTGAATTTATACTTGGGCTACCATGACATGAACCCAGTGAACACTAATCCGTTACAAACGACCGAAAAGTCATGTGTTTATGTTAATGCGGCAGGCGCAGACACTTTGTACAAAGCAGGCATGAATCACTTTAACCAAGGTGAATACCAAGAAGCGTCTCAGCTATTTAATGACTTAGTGCAGTGTGACCCTAACAACATCGATTACCGTTTTGCACTGGCAGACAGTTTTGAGCAGCAAGGTTACCAGTCAGAAACTATGGCGTGGCGTAACAGCTACCTACAAGGTGCAGTAGAGCTACGTACTGGTGATATTCAACCGTCAATTAAACTAGCGTCTGAAGATGTAATTGCTAATACACCAACAGGTATGTTCTTAGACTTTATCGCAGTAAGTTTGAATGCACCGAAAGCAGAAGCAGCAGAGCTGAACTTCAACTTTGGTGTTTACCACCCAGACATTGAAGAGCGCTACTACGGTGAAGTATCAAACGCTAATATGTCTAACATTGAGGTAGAGAAGATCCCAGCGGTTGATGTTGAGCTAATCATTCACAAGTCAGACTTTACGCGAGTCGTTCTAGGTGAAACAACGCTAGATGAGTTAGTGAAGTCAGGCCAAGCGGGTATTAAAGGCGACGCGTCTCTTATCAAGCAACTAGGTGGTTCACTCGATAAGTTTGATGGTCTGTTTGAAATCTTACCGATGCCGACTAAATAG
- a CDS encoding LysR family transcriptional regulator: MDLNLLKTFDVVMKTRSVNEAADSLGITAPAVSHALNRLREQYQDPLFIRKGRGIAPTNFAIELHEEIQQPLNLLLNGAKSRQHFNSEMSQRTFRISSHKDLDLILLPPLIEYRDQYAPNVKLSADVEHVDESNRQDDLRMRKVDLIITTTPLDEHGYHNEFLFNLPLVVVCSKDHPRVQRSLDHAQFFAERHLLWGTQRLNQDILDSLACKPQPSRNIVYKTDSICNAVMMAAQTDWLCVTSQWHADLLAPSHQLQVFQLPFESVPLPVYMTWHHSQQQDTGHQWLKESLLAVTKEHR; encoded by the coding sequence ATGGATCTCAACCTGCTTAAGACATTCGATGTGGTTATGAAAACACGTAGCGTAAATGAAGCGGCTGACAGCTTAGGGATTACGGCTCCTGCCGTCAGCCATGCGCTCAATCGACTACGTGAACAGTATCAAGACCCACTGTTTATTCGTAAAGGACGAGGAATTGCACCCACCAATTTCGCTATCGAATTGCATGAAGAGATCCAGCAACCTTTAAACCTACTATTAAATGGTGCTAAATCGAGGCAGCATTTTAATTCTGAAATGAGTCAGCGTACATTTCGTATCTCCAGTCACAAAGACCTAGATTTGATATTATTGCCGCCGCTGATTGAGTATCGAGACCAATACGCTCCAAACGTCAAACTATCAGCAGATGTCGAACACGTTGATGAGAGTAATCGCCAAGATGATTTACGTATGCGTAAAGTGGATCTGATTATCACCACGACGCCTCTTGATGAGCACGGCTATCACAATGAATTTCTATTCAACCTGCCACTAGTCGTAGTGTGCAGCAAAGATCACCCGCGAGTCCAACGCTCACTCGACCATGCGCAGTTCTTTGCCGAACGTCATTTGCTGTGGGGAACGCAGCGCCTCAATCAAGATATCCTCGACTCGTTGGCCTGCAAACCGCAACCCTCACGAAATATCGTCTATAAAACGGATTCGATCTGTAATGCGGTCATGATGGCCGCGCAAACCGATTGGTTATGTGTCACAAGCCAATGGCATGCAGACTTACTTGCTCCTAGCCACCAGTTGCAGGTGTTTCAACTCCCATTTGAATCAGTACCTTTGCCGGTGTACATGACTTGGCACCACTCTCAACAACAAGATACGGGACATCAATGGTTAAAAGAGTCCTTACTGGCAGTGACTAAAGAACACCGATAA
- a CDS encoding glycoside hydrolase family 19 protein, which yields MKFVFPLTKEDGSEFKDQNELETLLQHEKIGQFGFNPNNSSWHGGIHFTDQNTPWLESDRPVRAIADGTVVACRVGKEYQTSEFMGEELQFSNDFCLIQHSVANPQNSDDTFTFYSLYMHLAPLCAPHREVSANARYELTKNQNIRLEAGLSAKEVVLRASSVIEATNDAAVAADGYIFKTFTVINNQNNTDTIAAEGNTVWLATHKEKQPVDISDSFLTDSSHTTYDMENSDFDMAVIPCVQTTQRWRARASSDMSKVAHTLAVESKLLRLENIEPVRSGKYLMAAYEIIDNKGERSTNVDLSAGSTIWLAVSEYPEPTELFSTFTKTYAIPSWLYTEVEGRVKVDKLTGRSDPTSKNGELNAGEKICTITKGTRVKYSKVKDSSMQFIGSTERHMARCSFPDNDVKGDDGQPVPAAWVCIEDNLVEVVQPKTVELSSDGAHKVNSFGGRSKLTVKAGDPIGYLGRFDAAQLGQNKPYKSRYQVHFEVFSTEQPPQFFIDMFFGQTSNTEPASADATQANNDDTVQFKIVEDSFESDGFLDQDEPSEFFQLLFKKLTLGAEDVPGSDIIENLTDWDSCKYAITRHASEWAIKSGEKPFLDKLTEKYSNNDFKKLIEHEKNRIDNLIWMPNTQTLSKTKQVWNWWPLNTSTKNSFTFTLEVLQLIYPEVKESNKRQLQGIVDELNAHIEFYQLDTPLRRTHFFAQIMQETGTNLQVAEYTNYRITTLDKGPFSTARGRYYPQDHPKHAGQRYIDVHGIHEKKNGVFLKKDGTRPTLDDKRILFNVMYGGRREMRNGDYLTTNDGWNFRGRGLKQLTGRYNYTEFNNWHATNQSQWPSDVIDTINHPELLLDIKYATRSAAWFWVSKGMAVITDKYGATDESVNRATKIINENTDSYQARRNNFKYLWEKQVFR from the coding sequence ATGAAGTTTGTATTTCCTCTAACCAAAGAAGACGGTAGCGAGTTCAAAGATCAAAATGAACTAGAAACGCTGCTACAACACGAAAAAATTGGCCAGTTCGGATTTAACCCGAATAACTCATCTTGGCATGGCGGTATTCATTTTACCGACCAAAATACCCCTTGGCTTGAAAGTGATCGACCTGTTAGAGCCATTGCAGATGGAACTGTTGTCGCTTGCCGTGTAGGAAAAGAATATCAAACGTCTGAATTTATGGGAGAAGAGCTCCAATTCAGCAATGATTTCTGTTTGATTCAACACTCAGTGGCTAACCCTCAGAACAGTGACGATACGTTTACGTTTTACTCACTGTATATGCATCTAGCCCCGCTATGCGCCCCTCATAGAGAGGTTTCGGCAAATGCCCGCTACGAACTGACAAAAAACCAAAACATTCGCCTCGAAGCCGGTTTAAGTGCCAAAGAGGTAGTTTTAAGGGCTAGCTCTGTCATTGAAGCAACGAATGATGCTGCAGTTGCCGCCGATGGCTATATATTTAAAACATTTACCGTTATCAACAATCAGAACAACACAGATACAATCGCTGCTGAAGGGAACACTGTCTGGCTAGCGACACATAAAGAAAAACAACCAGTTGATATCAGTGATAGCTTCCTGACTGATTCTAGTCACACTACCTATGACATGGAAAACAGCGACTTTGACATGGCTGTTATTCCTTGTGTTCAAACAACGCAAAGATGGAGAGCACGAGCTAGCTCAGACATGTCCAAAGTCGCTCATACTTTAGCCGTAGAGAGTAAGCTATTGAGGCTAGAAAACATTGAGCCAGTAAGAAGCGGTAAATACCTTATGGCCGCCTATGAAATAATTGACAACAAAGGGGAACGGTCAACCAATGTCGACCTTTCGGCAGGCAGTACCATTTGGCTGGCTGTTTCTGAATATCCTGAGCCAACAGAGCTCTTTAGCACATTCACCAAAACCTACGCTATTCCTAGCTGGCTCTATACTGAAGTTGAAGGCCGCGTCAAAGTCGATAAGTTGACTGGAAGATCTGATCCTACTTCGAAAAATGGCGAGCTGAATGCAGGCGAAAAAATTTGCACGATCACTAAAGGAACCCGAGTTAAGTATTCAAAAGTTAAAGATTCCAGCATGCAATTCATCGGCAGTACTGAGCGTCACATGGCTCGTTGTTCCTTCCCTGATAACGATGTTAAGGGTGACGACGGCCAACCAGTTCCTGCCGCTTGGGTTTGCATTGAAGACAACTTAGTAGAAGTAGTACAACCAAAAACCGTGGAGCTAAGCTCTGATGGGGCTCACAAGGTAAACAGCTTTGGTGGTCGCTCGAAGCTAACCGTAAAAGCCGGAGATCCTATCGGTTACTTGGGTCGTTTTGACGCTGCTCAACTCGGCCAAAATAAACCCTATAAGAGTCGTTACCAAGTTCACTTTGAAGTATTCTCAACAGAACAACCACCTCAGTTTTTTATTGATATGTTCTTTGGTCAAACATCAAACACTGAGCCAGCCTCTGCTGACGCAACACAAGCCAATAATGACGATACTGTTCAATTTAAAATCGTTGAAGACAGTTTTGAAAGCGATGGTTTTCTTGATCAAGATGAACCATCAGAGTTTTTCCAACTTCTGTTCAAAAAACTCACTCTTGGTGCAGAAGATGTCCCTGGCTCTGATATCATCGAGAACTTAACTGATTGGGATAGTTGTAAGTATGCAATTACTAGGCATGCTAGCGAATGGGCCATCAAGTCAGGCGAAAAGCCTTTCTTAGATAAGTTAACTGAAAAATACAGCAACAATGACTTTAAAAAGCTAATAGAGCATGAAAAGAACCGTATAGATAACTTAATATGGATGCCTAATACACAGACGTTGAGTAAAACAAAACAGGTATGGAACTGGTGGCCTTTAAATACGTCGACCAAGAACAGCTTCACGTTTACCCTTGAGGTGTTACAGCTTATCTACCCAGAAGTAAAAGAATCTAATAAGAGGCAATTACAAGGTATCGTCGATGAACTCAATGCACATATCGAGTTTTATCAACTGGATACCCCTTTACGACGAACCCATTTTTTCGCTCAAATTATGCAAGAAACGGGGACTAATTTGCAGGTAGCGGAATATACTAACTACCGTATCACGACGCTTGATAAAGGCCCATTTTCTACGGCGAGAGGCCGTTATTACCCCCAAGATCACCCTAAACATGCAGGACAGAGGTACATTGACGTCCACGGAATACATGAGAAGAAAAACGGGGTTTTTCTTAAAAAAGATGGCACCAGACCAACATTAGACGATAAAAGGATACTGTTTAATGTTATGTATGGAGGGCGCCGCGAAATGAGGAACGGTGATTATCTCACCACAAATGATGGCTGGAACTTTAGGGGGAGAGGCCTAAAACAACTTACAGGCCGATATAATTACACAGAATTTAATAACTGGCACGCGACTAACCAATCTCAGTGGCCTAGTGATGTAATTGATACCATTAATCATCCTGAACTGTTATTAGATATAAAGTACGCCACTCGTTCTGCTGCGTGGTTTTGGGTAAGTAAGGGGATGGCCGTTATTACAGACAAATATGGTGCTACTGACGAGTCAGTAAACAGGGCCACAAAAATAATTAATGAGAACACTGACAGTTATCAAGCGCGCAGGAATAATTTTAAGTATTTATGGGAAAAACAGGTATTTAGATGA
- a CDS encoding type VI secretion system Vgr family protein → MTTLNFTISVDGLNSDTFVVREFQGTETLSQHQFESGEICNGYHYDIELASRRPDLWAPDVVDKPVQLTLYRNGEVSRRVHGIARSFSKGDTGHHHTFYRLTLVPALERLSLRHNCRIFQLKSVPEILSILLQEMKIEDFAFSLKNDYSLREFCVQYRETDLAFLQRLAAEEGINYSFAFKNGQHTLLFSDDSATLPNLATPVSFNSLAGGTSDTPYISHFEVSASIQSSHVGMQDRSFKKPRYSFQQHVSTSDAHQADSIYEHFDAPGRFKDDQSGQKYTQTRLEYLRRDAHLAKGASNVPMLQAGYQFELQDHFDDAINQNWIIISVDHFGSQPQALEEEAGSGATTYSNTFSVIPSQYNWQPTPELKPLIHGPMMATVVGPENEEIYCDEYGRVKVQFPWDRYSNGDEHSSCWVRVSQAWAGSQYGVVAIPRIGHEVIVEFLNGDPDQPIITGRTYHFTNTLPYPLPEHKSKTVIRTETHQGEGFNELSFEDQSGQEQIYLHAQKDWDSEVNNDSTLHIKRDKHLTITGTQRTQVLGNQHQTVEGDERAKVSKDQTLIVEGSLHLKTGSVWVNDSGSEIHVKAGNKVVIEAGSEITLKAAGSFVKVDPAGVHLVGAGVNLNSGGSAGSGSGYSGKLAELPTTHTNNTVVNELEKNTVTATKQTADANVVTELSTITSTKLDSGNRQPKSKASEEPKESESSSSTTTQNKPDDQDYIPFNFSG, encoded by the coding sequence ATGACCACTTTGAACTTTACAATCTCCGTAGATGGACTTAATTCTGATACCTTCGTGGTCAGAGAGTTTCAAGGCACAGAAACGCTCTCTCAGCACCAATTCGAGAGTGGCGAAATCTGCAACGGATACCATTACGATATTGAGTTAGCGAGTCGTCGACCTGATTTATGGGCACCGGACGTTGTTGACAAACCTGTCCAATTAACCTTGTATCGTAACGGTGAAGTTTCCCGCCGAGTTCATGGTATCGCGAGAAGCTTTAGTAAAGGCGACACTGGTCATCACCATACTTTTTACCGCCTTACCTTAGTTCCAGCATTAGAGCGACTATCACTTAGACATAACTGTCGAATCTTCCAGCTAAAATCCGTTCCTGAAATTCTCTCAATCTTACTTCAAGAGATGAAAATCGAAGACTTCGCGTTTTCACTTAAAAATGACTACAGCCTACGAGAATTCTGCGTTCAGTATCGGGAGACCGACCTTGCCTTTTTACAGCGCTTAGCTGCAGAAGAAGGGATAAATTACAGTTTTGCCTTTAAAAATGGTCAGCATACCCTGCTCTTTAGTGACGACAGTGCCACACTGCCTAACTTAGCAACCCCAGTATCTTTCAACTCGCTTGCTGGCGGCACAAGCGATACACCTTATATTTCCCACTTTGAAGTGTCAGCGTCTATCCAATCAAGTCACGTAGGAATGCAAGATCGAAGTTTTAAAAAGCCTCGCTACTCATTCCAGCAACACGTAAGTACCTCTGATGCCCACCAAGCAGATTCAATCTATGAACATTTTGATGCTCCTGGGCGCTTTAAAGACGATCAGTCTGGTCAGAAATATACTCAGACACGGTTAGAGTACCTTCGTAGAGATGCTCACCTAGCAAAAGGCGCCAGCAATGTGCCAATGCTTCAAGCTGGTTATCAGTTCGAGCTACAAGACCACTTTGATGACGCAATAAATCAAAACTGGATCATTATTTCTGTTGACCACTTTGGCTCGCAACCGCAAGCACTCGAAGAAGAAGCAGGATCGGGCGCAACCACCTATTCGAATACATTTTCTGTTATACCAAGCCAATATAACTGGCAGCCTACTCCTGAGCTTAAGCCGTTGATTCACGGACCTATGATGGCAACTGTTGTCGGGCCAGAGAATGAAGAAATTTACTGTGATGAATACGGACGAGTAAAGGTTCAATTTCCTTGGGATCGCTACTCAAACGGAGACGAACACAGCTCTTGTTGGGTACGTGTTTCACAAGCTTGGGCGGGCAGCCAATATGGCGTAGTCGCCATCCCTAGAATCGGTCATGAAGTGATTGTCGAGTTTCTTAATGGCGACCCTGATCAGCCGATCATTACCGGGCGAACTTATCACTTCACCAATACGCTGCCTTACCCTCTTCCAGAGCATAAAAGCAAAACGGTTATCCGCACTGAAACCCATCAAGGTGAAGGGTTCAATGAACTGAGTTTTGAAGATCAATCAGGACAAGAGCAAATTTATCTTCACGCCCAAAAAGACTGGGATAGTGAAGTTAACAATGACAGTACTTTGCATATCAAGCGCGATAAGCACCTCACAATTACGGGTACCCAACGAACTCAGGTTCTAGGTAATCAGCACCAAACGGTTGAAGGGGATGAAAGAGCCAAAGTTTCAAAAGATCAAACACTGATTGTTGAAGGCAGTCTGCACCTGAAAACCGGCAGTGTATGGGTCAACGATTCCGGTTCTGAAATTCACGTGAAGGCAGGCAACAAAGTCGTCATTGAGGCAGGTAGTGAGATAACCCTAAAAGCGGCAGGAAGCTTTGTTAAAGTCGACCCAGCGGGTGTGCACTTAGTCGGTGCTGGCGTGAACCTAAATTCAGGCGGCAGTGCAGGTTCAGGCAGTGGTTACTCAGGAAAGCTAGCAGAATTACCGACTACACATACCAATAATACCGTAGTCAACGAACTTGAAAAAAATACGGTCACTGCAACTAAACAAACCGCCGATGCGAATGTAGTGACTGAGCTGAGTACAATTACAAGTACAAAACTGGACTCTGGAAACAGACAACCGAAATCTAAAGCGTCAGAAGAGCCAAAAGAGTCGGAATCATCGTCATCAACTACCACTCAAAATAAACCGGACGACCAAGACTACATTCCATTTAATTTTTCGGGTTAA